The Desulfomonile tiedjei genome includes a region encoding these proteins:
- a CDS encoding DnaJ domain-containing protein, protein MGKRDPYRVLGVSRSATGDEIKKAYRRLARKHHPDLNANSKAAEDRFKEVSDAYDILSDKEKRHRYDRFGHDGLNPNFSESSGWEGFTDSGFGQSGYRFNFGGFTSASGNKIFEDILSDYFKGPGRRTSGEHRASRGSDLEHSLTIDFDQAYHGVTAVVRILHRKINVHIPPGVDTGSRIRLAGQGAPGLRGGPSGDLFLDITVVEHPVFRRTGKDVHMVLPISIGEAIRGARVEIPGPGGRLALKIPGGTQSGTSFRFKGKGFPSLKDEGGTGDFYVTVHIYVPETIDSVSRDLMAEFDRRNPVNPREGLWKKIG, encoded by the coding sequence ATGGGAAAGCGCGATCCGTATAGAGTGCTCGGTGTCAGTCGATCCGCAACCGGCGACGAAATCAAGAAAGCCTATCGCAGGCTGGCCAGAAAGCACCACCCTGACCTGAATGCAAATAGTAAGGCCGCTGAGGACCGGTTTAAAGAGGTGTCGGACGCGTATGATATTCTATCCGACAAAGAGAAGCGCCATAGGTACGATCGCTTTGGCCATGACGGCTTGAACCCCAATTTTAGCGAATCCTCCGGTTGGGAAGGCTTCACGGACTCGGGCTTTGGCCAATCGGGTTATCGTTTCAACTTTGGAGGCTTTACCTCCGCTTCGGGCAATAAAATATTCGAGGATATCCTGTCCGATTACTTTAAGGGGCCGGGCCGACGGACAAGCGGGGAGCACCGAGCCTCGCGAGGGAGTGACCTTGAGCACAGTCTGACCATTGACTTTGACCAAGCCTATCATGGTGTCACGGCAGTGGTCAGGATCCTTCACAGGAAGATAAATGTCCACATCCCTCCGGGGGTTGACACAGGTTCCAGAATTCGCCTCGCAGGACAAGGAGCGCCCGGGCTGCGCGGAGGACCCTCGGGAGACCTGTTCCTGGACATAACAGTGGTCGAGCACCCTGTGTTTCGAAGGACAGGAAAAGATGTCCACATGGTCCTCCCCATCAGCATTGGGGAAGCCATACGAGGAGCGAGGGTGGAGATTCCCGGTCCCGGCGGCCGATTGGCCCTGAAAATCCCTGGTGGGACCCAATCAGGGACGAGTTTTCGCTTCAAGGGAAAGGGTTTTCCGTCGCTCAAAGATGAGGGCGGCACGGGTGACTTTTATGTCACCGTGCACATATATGTTCCGGAGACAATAGATTCCGTATCACGTGATCTCATGGCCGAGTTTGATCGACGCAATCCCGTCAACCCTAGAGAAGGTCTCTGGAAAAAAATCGGGTGA
- a CDS encoding 50S ribosomal protein L28: MSRICEICGKGPLMGYNVSHAHNRTKKISFPNLQKVRIVEASGRVKKLKVCTRCIRSNKVSKAP; this comes from the coding sequence ATGTCTCGAATCTGTGAAATCTGCGGCAAAGGACCGTTGATGGGATACAACGTCAGCCACGCCCATAATCGAACCAAAAAGATCTCCTTTCCCAACCTGCAAAAGGTCAGGATCGTTGAGGCCTCGGGTCGCGTCAAAAAGCTAAAGGTCTGCACTCGCTGCATCCGCTCCAACAAGGTTTCCAAGGCGCCATGA
- a CDS encoding DUF1844 domain-containing protein — translation MDDSEPKEEFKVTDKRRFTSEGESQHGEEAKESSSVRQEPPPEPQKTDQAGERQPPPKIDFSTLVMSLANTALFQLGLIKASESEEPQKDLNGARQTIDILGLLEEKTRGNLTDQEQAILKETLFQLRMVFVEASK, via the coding sequence ATGGACGATTCCGAACCCAAAGAAGAATTCAAAGTAACTGACAAACGGAGGTTCACATCGGAGGGAGAGTCCCAACACGGGGAGGAAGCCAAAGAAAGCAGCTCCGTTCGGCAAGAGCCTCCGCCTGAGCCTCAAAAAACAGATCAAGCCGGTGAGCGGCAGCCGCCTCCAAAAATCGACTTCTCGACCTTGGTGATGAGTCTCGCTAATACAGCCCTGTTCCAGCTTGGACTGATCAAGGCCTCGGAGTCGGAAGAACCCCAAAAAGACTTAAACGGGGCACGTCAGACTATCGACATCCTTGGGTTGCTCGAGGAGAAGACACGCGGAAATCTTACCGACCAGGAACAAGCCATTCTGAAGGAAACTCTATTCCAATTGAGAATGGTCTTTGTGGAGGCCTCAAAATAG
- a CDS encoding Hsp20/alpha crystallin family protein, protein MTLNRWDPFRDMLSFQERVSHVMDAFAKRRQLARSACWCPVVDILETPESYIFRAELPGVGKDNINVEVVGTRITISGERPTEKDPPIAAYHAIERVHGVFQRSFNLPGPVDVEKAKAKYRDGILEVSLPKSEEESERSISVVHLG, encoded by the coding sequence ATGACGCTCAATCGGTGGGACCCTTTTAGGGACATGTTAAGCTTTCAGGAACGCGTAAGCCATGTCATGGATGCTTTCGCGAAAAGAAGACAGTTGGCCCGATCCGCGTGCTGGTGCCCTGTTGTCGATATCCTGGAGACCCCTGAATCATACATATTTCGAGCAGAACTGCCGGGTGTCGGAAAAGACAATATTAATGTGGAGGTTGTGGGTACACGTATCACCATTTCCGGTGAACGGCCGACTGAAAAAGACCCGCCGATCGCGGCCTATCACGCCATCGAAAGAGTTCATGGGGTCTTTCAGCGCAGCTTCAATTTGCCGGGGCCGGTGGATGTGGAGAAAGCCAAGGCCAAATACCGCGACGGTATCCTGGAGGTGTCACTCCCGAAGTCGGAAGAGGAGAGCGAGCGGAGCATTTCTGTGGTCCATCTTGGATAA